In the genome of Flavobacteriales bacterium, the window CTTCTATTGAAACGGGATTTTTTATTTAGGAAAAATTCAATTTAGTTCTTTACACGTTTTTTGCTGGTAGAGTAGTTAATTTTTAACGCATCCACCTCACGCAATTCGTGTTTAACACGCGATACGATACCCATGGTTGTTTTTTCGTCGACTTTCAAAGAAGTGGTAACGAAATCGATATCCTTGGGATCTCTTTCTGCACGTTTACGCTGAATGAAACCGCCTACCTCAGTAGCCTGTGTAGCAATTTGGTCGTCCAGCTGAATACGCGGTTCTGCACCATATTGTGAGCGGTACTTAGTAGTTGCGGGACCAATGTAAATATAGTCCACCAACGATTTTTTCTCCAGACGGGTAACCGCTTCTGCTTCCGGTTTTTTCACATCCACTTTCAGGTCGGTTTCACGCATAACTGTGGTAACCATGAAAAAGAACAGGAGCATGAATACGATATCAGGAAGAGAGGCCGTGGAAACTCCCGGTGCACCTTTTTGTCCTGAATCTTTTTTAAACTTCGACATCGTATAAAATTTTAGTAAGCCGGAATGTTTTTCGGTTCTTGTTCTGCGATACGTTGCGGAACGATGGCACGGATAATTTTAATTTTATCCTTATCCTCATCTTTCGATGAACTCCAGTCGGTAAAGTTTTCCTGATAAACTCTTTGCGACCATTCGTTACGCAGGTCGTTGATGGCACCCTGAAGTGCATCTTGTACCTGAACATACATTTTGTAGGAAGTTCCGTTGTCGTTTCGCAATGAAATGATAGCCAACTTAGGAAGTGTTTTAAACGGACCTACTTTTTCGGCAGCCGCTAATTTATCTTCCCATTCGGCGATTTCTGCTTTTAAAATTCCCTGAAGTGAAGGCTCAGCTTTTTCCTGTGCTTCTTTTCTTCTGGAAATTTCTTCTTTACAACGTTCTACCGTAATTTCTTCCATAATTGGAAGTCCTTCGCGGTTGCTTGGGTTGGTGAGGAATTCTTTCGTTTTTTCCTTCAGCTGATCAATCTGTATGTATTCGTTCTCAACAAGCAACTGGTCATTTGCATTTACCAGAACTTCAAATACATCACGTGCATTGATTTCTACCTCCATTTTATAATCCGGTGGTAGCTTTTGCGGAAGGGTACGGAC includes:
- a CDS encoding biopolymer transporter ExbD, which translates into the protein MSKFKKDSGQKGAPGVSTASLPDIVFMLLFFFMVTTVMRETDLKVDVKKPEAEAVTRLEKKSLVDYIYIGPATTKYRSQYGAEPRIQLDDQIATQATEVGGFIQRKRAERDPKDIDFVTTSLKVDEKTTMGIVSRVKHELREVDALKINYSTSKKRVKN
- a CDS encoding biopolymer transporter ExbD; this encodes MARRKIEEINAGSMADIAFLLLIFFLVTTTMDTDEGIVRTLPQKLPPDYKMEVEINARDVFEVLVNANDQLLVENEYIQIDQLKEKTKEFLTNPSNREGLPIMEEITVERCKEEISRRKEAQEKAEPSLQGILKAEIAEWEDKLAAAEKVGPFKTLPKLAIISLRNDNGTSYKMYVQVQDALQGAINDLRNEWSQRVYQENFTDWSSSKDEDKDKIKIIRAIVPQRIAEQEPKNIPAY